In one uncultured Methanoregula sp. genomic region, the following are encoded:
- a CDS encoding HEPN domain-containing protein, translated as MIEDLEREGLIKKLPYDRKKVEDALAHAHRDLKTAGTIIPTDQDWAYTIAYNAVLQAGRALMFSKGYRPDGANQHISVVKFADLFLDKEDAIIFDRMRRKRHSSVYDTAGSISETEARSAMTHAGVLLRKIEDLIEKIP; from the coding sequence ATGATTGAAGATCTCGAACGGGAAGGCCTGATAAAAAAGCTCCCGTATGACAGGAAAAAAGTGGAGGATGCCCTGGCACATGCCCACCGTGACCTGAAGACAGCCGGCACGATCATTCCCACGGACCAGGACTGGGCATACACCATAGCATATAATGCGGTTCTCCAGGCAGGGCGGGCACTGATGTTTTCGAAAGGGTACCGCCCGGACGGTGCCAACCAGCATATCTCCGTGGTGAAATTCGCGGACCTGTTTCTTGACAAGGAGGACGCAATCATCTTCGACCGTATGCGACGCAAGCGTCACAGCTCGGTTTATGATACGGCCGGTTCCATTTCGGAGACGGAGGCCAGATCCGCGATGACTCATGCAGGTGTCCTGCTCCGTAAGATCGAAGATCTCATTGAAAAAATCCCGTAA
- a CDS encoding nucleotidyltransferase domain-containing protein codes for MLEALISSKTRVKLLTLFLLNPGSEFYIREIVRTTGDNINAVRRELANLESFGLITGQKKGNLQYYTVSTGHFLYADLQKIVLKTEGIAGLIKEALSEEKITCMFIYGSYAKGTAGAKSDIDLFIVGDVDEDRIIPVIHSCEQAAGREINYTLMTLSELKMRKKNRDPFVKNVLSEAKILIRGTCDD; via the coding sequence ATGCTGGAAGCGCTCATCTCATCAAAAACCCGGGTGAAACTCCTCACGCTCTTCCTTCTCAACCCGGGAAGCGAGTTCTATATCCGCGAGATTGTCAGAACAACCGGCGATAACATCAACGCAGTGCGCCGGGAACTCGCAAACCTCGAATCCTTCGGCCTCATCACCGGGCAGAAGAAAGGAAACCTGCAGTACTACACGGTCAGTACCGGCCATTTCCTCTATGCCGATCTCCAGAAGATCGTGCTGAAAACCGAAGGGATTGCCGGCCTGATAAAAGAAGCTCTTTCGGAAGAGAAGATCACGTGCATGTTCATCTACGGATCCTATGCAAAGGGGACTGCCGGGGCAAAAAGCGACATCGACCTTTTCATTGTAGGAGACGTGGACGAGGACCGTATCATCCCGGTTATCCATTCCTGCGAGCAAGCAGCCGGCCGGGAGATCAATTATACTCTCATGACCTTATCGGAACTGAAAATGCGAAAAAAGAACCGGGATCCATTCGTAAAGAATGTATTGTCAGAAGCAAAAATCCTGATCAGAGGAACCTGTGATGATTGA